One Panicum virgatum strain AP13 chromosome 9K, P.virgatum_v5, whole genome shotgun sequence genomic region harbors:
- the LOC120646877 gene encoding DNA (cytosine-5)-methyltransferase DRM2-like, with protein sequence MKYCSAGAGVTSRTQGKDQDQVLAWSARPSLVSLLSGALLRVRAAAEPAPAFQSVTAFAPATVANLGPGFDFLGCAVADASLSLGDTVTATLDPTLPPGTVSIASVTSPSRPHLAARLSKDPLRNCAGVAAIAALRALGVRSHAVSIQLTKGLPLGSGLGSSAASAAAAAKAVDALFGSRLGCDNLVLAGLESEKAVSGFHADNIAPAILGGFVLGWISDSDEAEKFESDSDGEVSENLGRAGSPIAPSRNQLGAPGPSMLHDSGKINGAGPSASLVEHFVGKGLIKENGDGGAKSLLELLLTYKAISSEPSVDNCSASGCGPRTVDENNGILTNRDAQGGGRSSNRDRISDDSDDEDFLQGISQKDEKIKSLVRMGFPKDEAEMAVVRCGQDAPMSVLVDLIYTSEASEDGYYGHFSDHEDNSYGRRKEKRKRFEGAEEGSRGPLDSSSDEPMPLPNPMVGFNLPNQRLRSVDRCLPSKAIGPPFYYENVAIAPKGVWTMLSRFLYDIQPEFVDSRFFFRDRA encoded by the exons ATGAAATACTGTAGCGCTGGGGCAGGAGTCACCAGCCGAACGCAGGGAAAGGACCAGGACCAGGTCCTGGCCTGGTCCGCCCGCCCTTCGCTCGTCTCCCTCCTCTCCGGAGCCCTGCTCagggtccgcgccgccgccgaacccGCCCCGGCCTTCCAGTCCGTGACGGCCTTCGCGCCCGCCACCGTGGCTAACCTCGGCCCGGGCTTCGACTTCCTCGGATGCGCCGTTGCCgacgcctccctctccctcggcGACACGGTGACGGCCACCCTGGACCCCACCCTACCCCCCGGCACCGTCTCCATCGCCTCCGTCACCTCCCCGTCCCGCCcccacctcgccgcccgccTCTCCAAGGACCCGCTCCGTAACTGCGCGGGCGTGGCCGCCATCGCGGCGCTCCGCGCTCTCGGCGTCCGGTCCCACGCCGTGTCCATCCAGCTGACCAAGGGCCTGCCGCTGGGCTCGGGCCTGGGCTCttccgcggcctccgccgccgccgccgccaaggccgtGGACGCCCTCTTCGGCTCGCGCCTCGGGTGCGACAACCTCGTCCTGGCGGGCCTCGAGTCCGAGAAGGCCGTCAGCGGCTTCCACGCTGACAACATTGCGCCCGCCATCCTGGGCGGCTTCGTCCTG GGCTGGATCAGCGATAGCGACGAAGCTGAGAAGTTTGAGTCGGACAGTGATGGCGAGGTGTCGGAGAACCTCGGCCGAGCTGGCTCGCCAATTGCGCCCTCGAGGAACCAGCTAGGTGCTCCTGGTCCGTCCATGCTG CATGACAGTGGGAAGATCAACGGAGCCGGGCCATCTGCCTCTTTGGTGGAGCACTTTGTAGGGAAGGGTCTCATTAAGGAGAATG GGGATGGTGGTGCAAAGTCATTACTAGAGCTTCTTCTGACCTACAAG GCGATAAGCAGTGAACCTTCAGTAGATAACTGCTCTGCTTCTGGTTGCGGACCTCGGACTGTTGACGAAAACAACGGTATTCTTACAAATCGTGATGCGCAGGGTGGTGGTAGGAGTAGCAACAGGGATCGTATatcagatgattctgatgatgag GATTTCCTACAAGGCATATCACAAAAGGATGAGAAAATCAAATCCCTAGTTAGAATGGGTTTTCCTAAAGATGAAGCAGAAATGGCTGTTGTTAGATGTG GGCAGGATGCACCTATGTCTGTTTTGGTTGATTTAATCTATACTTCAGAAGCTTCAGAAGATGGTTATTATGGCCATTTCTCTGATCATGAG GATAATTCTtatggaagaagaaaggaaaagaggaagagatttgAAGGTGCTGAAGAAGGAAGTAGAGGGCCCTTAGATAGTAGCAGTGACGAACCAATGCCTCTCCCAAATCCAATGGTTGGGTTTAACCTGCCAAATCAGAGATTAAGATCAGTGGACAGGTGTCTACCCTCAAAAGCTATTGGGCCACCCTTCTACTATGAGAATGTGGCCATTGCTCCGAAGGGTGTCTGGACGAtgctatcacgattcttgtatGACATCCAACCTGAGTTTGTGGATTCCAGGTtcttttttcgcgaccgtgcctga